CGACCTGCGCCAGCTCACGCCCCGGACGGCCTCATCCACAAAACGCCGCACACTTTCCGGCAGATTGTTCCCGTCATGGTCCTGTCTCATCACACAATACCTCCCGTCCCGGCCCCAAAGTCAGGGCGTGTCCGCGCTGAACACCATGCCCATGGCCTTCTGCAGCATCTCCAACTCGGCTGTCATGGCGGCAAGCTGTTTTTCCCCCTTGCCGGTGATGGTGTAGTAGCGGCGTCGGCGCCCGCTCTCACCGTCCCGCCATTCAGCCTTCACGAGGCCCTTGGCCTCCAGATTGTAGAGCAGCGGATACAATGTGCCATGGCCCAGCGTCAGAATTTTGCCGCTTCGCTCCTCAATCGCCTGTCCCAGCTCATAGCCGTACATGGCGCCGGTGGACAACACCCGCAGCACGGCGACAGGCGCGACACCCTTCAGCAGCTCGCGTTCGAATTTCATACCAGACGTTCCTTTCATTGTGCTGCATCACATACTATGTTATACATAGTATAGCGCCAATGCCGATGGATGTCAAGGGTTTCAATGGCCCAACCAAGAGTTTCACCCAAAACCGCAATGTGTTAACATTGCTTTGTTAATTTCACTCATGGAGGGAAGTGCCGTGACAGCACTCCACCGCCTGGCATGCGCGGCATGCTTCTGCCTGGGCTTGCTGGCCCTCCCCAGCGCGTCCGCCGAAACCCTGCGGGAGTATCTCATGGCTCGGGGAATTGACCCGGAGGGCGTGTCCGGTCCAAATCTGGACCGTGCCATCACCAGCGGCGACTGCCTGGACGAGGAGGGGCTGTTTCTGACGGCCTACTACCTGGAACACGCGTCGGGGAGACTGGTGGGCCCCATTCAGGTGGAGATGTTGGACAAGAAGCGGCGCATCTGGACCCATAAAGAGGTCGAGAAGGGTTGGGATACCTGTCCCGGCGGGGGCATTCTGAATATCCGCCGCACAAAGACCGGGTTCTGCTGGTACGGACACATAAACCCCTCGGCGGGCGTCACCTTTATTTTGTCCCCGACCCTTGAACTGCTTGGGTGTGTTCTCGGCTCCTATCGCGGGGATTTCGCGGACGGCACAATCGTCTATGCCAACAGTCTGCCCCATTTCGCCCCGACACATCCGGGCGAGCTTTCGCTGTACAACCCCAACGACAAGTCGGACCGCAAGATTTACCCGATGAAACCCTGGCAGGCGGTTCGGGAGGGGCACATTGCTAAAGTAAGGGCGGCATATGACAGGTTGGGGCAAGAGTGGCTGCGGGAACACAATCATCACGGCGATCCGGACCAATTCACATCCATCATAGGCGATGCCGTGGCCACAAACGATGCGACGGATTCATTGGCGTTTATAGCCCTCTTCGACAACAGCGAGACGCTTGATGAGGCGGCCCCCAGGCACACGAAAGTGGTTTATATCTACCGAAACATGCATACGGAAGGGCGCATTGAATACCGGGAAATACTTCATGACGAAGTGAAAAGCAGGTTCGGGGATATCTCCCTTCAGGAACTGCTTGAACCGAAAATGCTCGAAGTCCTTTTCGGCGACCCATCCTGACCCAAACAGGATGGGGCTTTCGAGGATGTCTTCCGAAAAATTCCACATGCGTGCAAACCCAAGAGTCACCCCACCTTCATTCCCGTGAAAACGGGAATCCAGAGATGCAGGAACGGCGTAACCCGTTGGTATTACTGGATTCCCGCGTGCGCGGAAATGACGACTCAGGGTTGGGCGTGTTGTGGAAAGTTCTGTCTATTGCGCGGGACTGGGGGTTTGGGGAAGGCCCCGTTCGCGGGAATGACGGCGGATGGGGTGTGGCAGATGTACATGGCGAAAAACCGGGTACAGGCACACAGCGTGTAAAATGGGTTCCAACAGGGCTCCAGGAATAGAGCACGCTGTAAGCCAATCCTCATCTCCTTCGAAGCTGGCTCAGGACTTCCAGCACATCCTCTGCATGGAAGAGGTGTCTCGCACAACACCTGAAACACTCCGCCCTCCCCGGATTCCCGGAGAGGGCGGCAAAAAGCAACCGTTTCAGTTGTGTTTACAGGGGCATCACGGCGAGTCCGGCATAGCCCAGGGGCGCGTAGACACCGTCCAGACCAAAGCGCAACCCAAGGGGGTCGCCCGCCACGGGGGTCACCCCGGCCAGTACGGGCGCGTCGTCCCCGAAATCGCAGCGGACCACCGCCGCGCCGCAAACCGACAGGTACAGCCGGTCGCCGCGCGCGTCAAGCAGGCGCAGCCAGCCGTTTGTCACGGAGAGCGGCTGACCGGCGGCCAGCTTGCCGTCGGCGCCAATCATGATTGAGCCGACACCGTTAAACTCACCGTACACGGGGTAGTACACCGCGCCGTCGCGGGCCAGCAGCGTGCCCGCACTCTCCGGCACCGCCAGACGGGACAGATGCCTGACCACGCCACCGGCGCCGTCCCAGGAGAGAGTGTTCAACTGCCGCGCCCAGTTCCATCCGTCGGTGTACTGGGTGTCCTCAAAAAGCCACGCGCCGGTGGCGGCGTCGCGCATCAGGAGCGTGCCGGGCACATTCGCCGCAAGCCCCATCTCAAGCGTTGCGGGGTCGAGCCCCTGCAGATAGCATGCGCTGCGGGCCCGCCCCCGGATGTCCGGCCGGGCGGTGTAGCGGGTGGTGACCCAGAAGCGTCCGCCGTCCGCAAGCACCGAGGTGACCTCGGGATAGCCCAGCCCGGCCACGCCGGACAGCTCACCCGTTTCCACATTCACCACGGCCAATCCCTGGGTGGGCGTTTCGGTGCCCACGTTTTCGGGATAGGCCTCCGAACTGCCGCGCAGGCCAAGCCAGTTTTCGGTCATCTGGACCGCGTCATCCTGTCCGCCGTACCAGGGGTAATAATAGGGCATGCGCATGCCGGGGGCGGCGTCCACCATGGGCATGACATCCCATCCGCCCCACCACCATCCGCCCCACCAGGGCTGAATGTCCACCTTCAGTTTCCAGGCCACCACCGGCGCGGCGGAATCGGCGCAGTCCACGCGGAAAACCTCGTAGTACCCGCGCCAGCCGTTGGACTCGTCATAGCCGGTGGCCACCAGCACCAGTCCGTTCGGCACGGCGAAGGTCTTGCTGAGGCTGTTTTTGGTGACAAAGACCGCCTCGGAAAGGGGCGCGCCGTTCTGGTTCGTCCGCACGGACAGGCTGCTGTCCTGCCACTTCTGCAGCACCTCGACGCCCAAGCCGGGAGCCAGGGGCTGATAGTCGGCCACATACTCCGCCAGAGGGATGCGGTTCACCACCACCGGGGACGCCGGGGCGGAGGCGTCAATGACGGAGACCTCCTCGGTGGTCACGCCAAAGTAGTGCGCGCCGTAGGCCAGTGACCGCAGGACGCTGCCCTGGACATCCACATAGCCGAAGGCGTCCAGGTTGTCCGGGCTCCATCCAATGAACTGGAGCCGTTCGTAGCCACCGCTTTCGCTCCATCCGCTGAAGGGCACCACCAGCATGTCCTCCAGCACCGTGAAGGCCTTCACGTCGCCGTAGGCGCTGGACCAGGACCAGCCGTCGCCGAAGGAGACACGCTCAATCAGGCCCGGCGCGGCGGGATCAGCCACATCGAAGAGGCTGACACTCACCCGGCGGCCGCCGTCGGTGTCGTCCACGCCCAGAGCGATCAGGCGGTCGCCGCGCGGCTCAATGTGCGTGGACCAGCCGGGCACCTTCAATTCGCCCGCCACCACCGGGTTGGCCGGATCAGACAGGTCCACCACGAAAAGCGGGTCCACCTGCAAATAGGTGACGATGTAGGCGCGCGGTCCGTCGAAGCGGGTGGCGAAGGTGGTCTCGCCGGAGGCGTTCTCCAGGCGGGTCTCGCCGAGAATGGCCAGTTCATCCGGGTTCGACAAGTCCACCGTGGTGACATGGGTCTCCCGGTTTGGCCACCAGGTGTTGGTCACCACCCGGAGCGTGCCGTTCCAGGCATCCATCTTGTAGCGGTCGGCCATCTGGCCGGCCACGGTCACGGCACCGCGCACGGCCATGTGCCCGCGCGGGTCGCTGATGTCCACATACCGGATTTCCGTGCTGCCTGTCTCCCAGTTGGAGGCGGCCACAAAAATGGCGGTGTTGCTGGCCTGAATCAGGCCGCCGTATCCGTCAAAGCGGACTGTCTCGACAGGCTCCAAATCAGCGGGATTGGCCAAGTCCACACTGGTCACCCAGGAGTCGGAAGTCTGCTCCTTGACCACCTCGGCGACGGCCACGCCGTCCCCGCCCTCCGACCAGGAGTAGGTGAAACTGGCACACACGGCGTACAGGGCGTCCCCCACCAGCCTGCTGTCAATGAAGTCACCCTCAAGGTTAATGCTTCCCTCGACGGCGGGATTCGCCGGGTCGGAAACATCCACGGCGTAAATGCGGGCGCCCATGGCGCATTCGAGCAGGCCGTCATTCTCCGTCACCTCCACGGCGTAGCCCACCAGCACATAGGCCCGCCCTCCCCGTAGATACAGGTCGCGGGGATAGCCCGAGGTCGGCGCGTTCCCCAGCACCGTCTGGGATTCCAGGTCCACAATGGTGAGACCCCGGTACTGGTTGAGCACGTACAGGAGATTGCCGTCCCGGCGAATGACATCGGGTTCCACCACCTCGCGGGGGGTCTCATCCTCCGCTCCGGAACCGTCCGTGCCGGGTGCGGCCACCACGTCTTCAAGCCCGTTACGGTACCAGTTGTTCACCGTCGCGGAGAAAAATGAGGGGGATTGGGGGTTCACGACGGGCGGGTTCGGGACAACGGGCCGTTGCCACCAGGGACACCCTGTGAGAGAGGTGATGGCCACACCCGCCAGCAGGAGAATCATCAGCCGTTTCATGACGCAAACCTTTGTGTTATGGGACGTTAAGGGTTCACAGGCCCGGAATTCACTACATATTATACACCTGACCATGTCAAAACGTTACAACTTTTTTCAGATTCAGCAAAAAGGGCGTGTCCGGAACACCGGACACGCCCAAAAGAGCCGTGATAATAGGGTTACAGGGCACCCGCCGCCAGAGCGATGGACTTGGTCACCGGCGCCTTGGTTCCCGGATACCGCATGAACTCGACATGGCCGTCCATGAACAGCACATTGCTGCCGCCGGGCACATGGTTGAACTTGGTCACGTTGGTGGCGAGATAGTCGCCCATGATATAGATGCTACTCTGGGCCTGGGCAGTGGCGCCGGGGTTGTTGATGTCGGTGATGAGGAACCGTTCAATGCCCTCGCGCAGACGGTAAACGGTGGTGCCGCCCGCGTTCCCCACGGGTTCCTGGGTGGCTATACTCCGCACATCCGTCGTGTCCTTGTCCAGGAAACTCGCGGGACCGCGGGTGTTGAAGGGCATTTTCCCAAAATTAACGCCGGGGGCCAGCAGGATTTTCATCCAGTGATACACGAACTGCTTGGGCACGGTGGGATTGGGCGGAATCTCAAGGCCCGGGCTGATGGTTTGCAACATGCTCAGCACCCCGGAGGCATTTGCATCCTCGATGTTCGCCGGAATTTCGTCCAAGCGGTCATAAAGGAAGCCAAAGTACATGTATGAGAACATGCCCTGCCACCAGTCGTTGTAAGAACGGTCGCCCTCGACGCCCCGGAACCCCAGCACGGACTCGCCGCCGACTTTCTTGTCGTAGTACATGTCCTCGACTTTATGGGTGGCCGAGGAGGGGCACACATAGATTTTCGGGTCGGAAATGTACTCGGGGTACATGGCGGGGCAGAGCGGCATCATCAGCACGCCCAGGCATTCCGAGGCGCCGCCGCAATAGGGCTGATGCTGCATGGGAGGGAAGTAGCCCTTGGCCTCCCCTGAGTACATTTTGAAGGACAGGCCGAACTGTTTCAGGTTGTTGGTGCAGCTCGAACGTCGCGCCGCCTCCCGCGCGCGGGCCAGCGCCGGCAGCAGGATGGCGGCCAGTATGCCGATGATGGCAATCACCACCAGCAGTTCGATGAGTGTAAACCCTTTCGCATGACGTTTTAAGAACATGACATCCCTCCTTGAATGTTGTGCGCGGCACCGGCCGGGTTTGCGCAAGACCCTCAGCGCCTTTACATCACTCGCCCGAGACTAATCCGGCACCGTGAACAATCTAGCACAAATCCCGCCCATTGGCAAGCAAAAACATGATTGACTGGAAAATCAGGAAAAGTGCTTTGACTGCGGGACTGTGGGTGTGTTTTTTCCGCATTACGGCTTAAAACTGTTCACCCGGCGCCAGGTAACGCCACTGCCCCTCCGGCAGGGTTCCCAGCCGCACCCGGCCGATGCGGACCCGTTTCAGGTTTTGCACGCCCAGCCCCACCAACACGCACATCCGCCGTATCTGGCGTTTCTTCCCCTCGCGCAGCACGAACTGCAGGAGCCCCGGCTCCAGTATCCGCACTTTTGCGGGAAGCAGCGGTTTTCCATCCAGTTCCAGCCCATGGCGGAGCCTGTCCAGCACATTCTCCGTGACCGTCCCGCCAACCCGGACCAGATACTCCTTCTCAATGTCCGAATCCTCGCCGATGATGCGCCGCGCGGCGCGCCCGTCCTGGGTCAGCACCAGCAGCCCCCGCGAGTCAATGTCCAGCCGCCCGGCCGGGGCCAGCCCGACAAGATGTTCCGCGCTGAACATTATGGGACTCCGGTCTCCCTCGAACCGGTTTTCCTCGCGGACCAGCGCAACCGCCGGGGAATAGCCCTTTTCCGGCTGGCCCGACACATAGCCCACCGGCTTGTTCAGCAGAATCGTTACCCGCTCCGCCTGCCGGGCCGACGCGGCGGGGTCCAGGGTGATTTGCTGGCCGGGCAGCACTTTGACCCCCAGTTCCGCCACCCGCCTCCCGTCCACAAAGACCAGTCCCCGCTCAATGAAGGCGTCGGCCTCGCGGCGGGAACAAAGGCCCATGCGGGCCATGACTTTTGAGAGGCGTTCAGGTTCCATGCAGGGGTGGCCCAAAGGTTCGTGGAGCGTCTGATTTGCATTTTTCAACGCAAAAGAGGATACTTCCATGGCAAGTCGGCAATCAATCCCAGTCTGGCGCGGCCAGTTCGCGGCATCCCGGCATTTCTTTGGGAACCGGTGTATCCTGCGGCAAAAGACGGGAAGCGGGCCGCCTGCGGACGTTTCCCGCCGGTGCGCCGGGGATTGCCGCCAACCATTATGGAGGCGCATGCCATGGCTATTATGAATCCGGGACCCATCGCCTATTTCGAGGGGAAATATGTCCCCTCGGAGGAGGCCAAAATCAGCGTGATGACCCATGCGTTCAACTACGGAACGGGCCTCTTCGAGGGCATCCGGGGGTACTATAACGCCGAAGAGGACAAGGTGCTCGTGTTCCGGCTTCAGGAGCATGTGGACCGCATGGTCAGAAACATGCGCATCCTCTGCATGGAGATTCCTGAAACCCCCGATGACATCGCGGAAATCTGCTGTGAGCTGATCCGGCGGAGCGGGTTCAGGGAAGATGTGTACGTCCGCCCCATCGTCTATAAAAGCGAACTCTCCCTCGGTCCCACGGTGAAGGGGGTGGAAAGCCGTTTCTGCTGCTACATCATCAAGCTGGGTGACTACTGCGACACACAGGCGGGTCTCGACGTGGCGGTCTCCTCCTGGCGGCGCCTGTCGGACAACGCCATTCCAAGCCGGGTGAAGTCCACGGGCAGCTACATCAACTCATCCCTCGCCTCTACGGAGGCCAAGCAGGCGGGATTCCATGAGGCCATTTTCCTGCGCGAGAACGGCACTGTGGCCGAGGGCAGCGCCATGAACATTTTCATGATCTTGAACGGCGCGCTCATCACCACGCCGCCCAACTGCGACATCCTGGTCGGCATCACGCGGAACACGGTCATGGAAATCGCCCGCGACCTGCTGGGCATTCCGGTCATCGAGCGGGACATCGCCCGCACGGAACTGTACGTCTGCGACGAGCTTTTCTTCTGCGGCACGGGCGCGCAGGTGGCGCCGGTGCGGTCGGTGGACCGGCGGCTGGTCGGCTCGGGAGAGCCGGGGCCGCTCACGCGAAAACTGCAGGAGGCCTATTTCGCCATCGTCCAGGGGCGCGACCCGCGCTACCGGCACTGGTGCACGCCCGCCTAGGCACGGGACCAGACGCATGAGCAGCAACAAATCACTGGTGCGGCGGGTTTTGCAGTGGCGGTTCTGGCTGAACTATGCCGTGGTCCTCGCCGTGACTTCCTGGATACCCCTGCTGGCGCAGAAAGCCGTCATGACCGACCAGCAGGGGAATGTCCTCAACGAGGTCCTCATCAAGGTGCCCTTGTGGCGCTCCTGGGCGGCCCTGTTCACCCGGGGCCCCGGCGCGGGGCACGGCCTGTCCGTGGCGATGCATTTGGGCCTCTGCTTCGCCGTCACTTTCGCCGTGTGGCTCATTGTGCAAAAAGTCCGGCCAGACACCCCCGCGAAAACACAGAAAGACACCGGGAATGACTGACAAAGAGGCCCGCGCGGCCGTTTGCGAGGCGGGCCGCAGGCTTTATGCGAAGAATCTTGTCGCCGCCACGGACGGCAACATCAGCGTCCGGCTGGGCCGGGACCGCTACATTTGCACGCCGAGCGGGGTGTCCAAGGGGTTCATGACCCCGGAGATGCTGGTTGTCGCCGACGGCAAAGGCAACAAAATCCGTGGCGGTGGAAAAGTCACCTCGGAGTTCTTCACCCATCTGGCGGCCTACGAGGAGCGGCCCGACATCGGCGCGGTGGTCCACGCCCATCCGGCCTATGCCACAGCGCTGACCCTGGCGGGGATAAGCATGACCGACGCGGTGGTGCCCGAAGTCATCATGACCCTGTGCGCCATCCCCACCACGGCCTATGCCACCCCGGGCTGCGCCGAGGGCGCGGATGTCGTCCGCCCCTGGATACGGGACTATGACGCCATCCTGCTCGATCGCCACGGCGCGGTCACGGTGGGCAAAACCGTTTTCGAGGCCTACCTGAAAATGGAAAAACTGGAGCACACCGCCCAGGTGCTGTACGCCGCGCATTGCCTGGGGCGGGTGCGCACCCTGCACACGGACATGGTCGAGAAGCTCATGGCCTGCTATTCCGGCGGCGTCTCCCCCACTCCGCCCTACCCCTTCCCGCTCAGGACAAAACAGCAGGGACTGTGACACCGGGCACCGGGGAGGATTTTCGGAACATTCCACCCTGTCCACTGCTTTTGCCGTGCCGGGAAAGATAAAGCATCCCGCCCGTGTTCTGTTAAAATCAGCGGTAATTTTGGCCTTGGCCATGGGCGAATATTGCGGGAGTTGGTTGATTGATGCGTGACATGTCCCCAAAATCAAAGTTGTCCCGCCGGGATTTCCTGCGCCGCACAGCGGCGGGTGCGGGTGTGTTTGCCATCGGCGGCGGCGCCCGCAAAGCCTGCGCCCAGACAAAAGGCCGGGTGGTCATTCTCGGCTTTGACGGGGCCGAGCCGCGCATCATCGAAGAGATGCTGGGACGCGGGGAGCTCCCCAACCTGGCGAAGCTGCGCGACCAGGGCGGCTTTTACGACTTGGCCTCCTCGATTCCGCCCCAGTCGCCCGTGGCGTGGAACTCCTTTGCCACCTGCAAGAACCCGGGCGGCCACAACATTTTTGACTTCATCCGGCGCAACCCAAAAGGCAGCACGGGGCCGCTGCCCTATGTGGGCACGGGCAAGCTGGACCCCGTCCAACTGGGACCGGACGGTTCGGTGGCCGCGCCCCCCAAGGGGTTGAACTATCGCAAGGGCCGGCCGTTCTGGTCCGTGGCGGATGAGCAGGGACTGCGCGCGAAAATCCTGAATGTGCCGTTTGTGTTCCCCCCGGACCCGTTGAAGCACGGCGTCATGGTCTGCGCCCTTGGAGTGCCGGATTTGCGCGGCACCTCCAGCACCTACCACTCGCTCTCCGACAGGTTCACGGACGCCCAGGCACGGGAGGGACTTTCCGGCGGCCAGCGCATGCGCCTTCAATTCGACGGGACGGACTCGGCGGAGCTTCCCCTGCCCGGACCGCGCGACACCCGTCGGCGTTTCGGCCAGCCGGGCGACTACACCACCACCACCCTCCGCATCTCCGTGGACCGCAAGGCGGGCAAGGGGACAGCCACTTCGAACGGGAAATCGGTGGAACTGGTCCAAGGCCAGTGGTCGGAATGGCTGGAACTCCACTACAAGATGTCGGACCAGTATTCGGTGAACGGACTGACCCGTTTCTTCCCGCTGGAAATCGGGGAAACAGTCCGTCTGTACACCGCCTGCGTCCAGTTTGACCCGCGCGCCCCGTACAGCCCCATCACATACCCGACCGAGTTCTCGGCGGAACTGGCCGAGCGTTACGGCCTCTATAAGACCGTGGGCTGGGCCTATGACACCCATGCCCTGCGGCAGGGCGACCTCGACGAGGACGCGTTCCTTCAGGATGTGGAACGGACCATGGCCTGGCGCGAGCGCCTGACCCTTGACGAACTGGACCGGGGCAATTTTGATGTGCTTGCCAGCGCGTGGACGGCCACGGACCGGGTCGGGCACATGTTCTGGCGGTTCCGCGACGAGAAACACCCCCTGTATGAGGCGGGCGCGCCGGAGCGCTGGGCGAAAGCGCTGGAGATGACCTACCAGCGCGCGGACGCCGCCACGGGCCGGGTCATGGAGAAACTTCAGCCGGAGGACACACTGATGGTGATGTCCGACCACGGCTTTGGCACCTGGCGCACGGGTTTCAATGTGAACGCCTGGCTGCGTGACAACGGCTATCTGGCTGTTTCAGACCCAACCAAGGCGGCCGAGGGTTTCCTCCAGGGAATAAACTGGTCCAGGAGCCGGGCTTACTCGGTGGGGCTGAGTTCGCTGTACCTGAACCTGCGCGGGCGCGAGACGGGCGGCATCGTGGACGCCGCCGATGTGGAGCGGCTGACGGCGGAGTTGCGCGGGAAACTCCTCGAGGTGAAGGACCCCGCCACGGGCGCGAAGGTTTTCGCGGACCTGCACCCCGGCGCCGGATTCAAGGGGGAGGCGATGGACGAGGCGCCGGACATGGTGCTGGGCTATGCGGCGGCCTACCAGAGCGACAAGGCCTGCGCCAAAGGCGGGGTCGCCGCGGCTATGTTTGAATCAAACGCCGACAAGTGGAGCGGGGAGCACGCGTCCACGGAGTACACCCTCTGCCCCGGCATGCTCTTTAGCAGCCGGAAGCTCGCCAAGGAAACGCCGCACATCCAAGACTTGGGCGTCACGGCCCTGCGGCTCCTCGGCGCGGACGTTCCCGCCGACTTCGAAGGCGACATGGTGGTCTGAGGGGACCAGACAGGTCGGCCCTTTGGAGTGCGGTGGCTTGCCACCGCTTTTTGTGTCGGAAATCGCACATCCCCAGCCGGGGCGTGGCTCAGCGAAGATAAGCGGCGCCAAGCCGCCGCACTCCAAAGGGCAGGAAATTTCAGACGAGACCTTGCACGGCCTATTGCGCCTCGGGGGGATACTTGATTTCGAGGTGCAGTTCGTCCAACTGCCGCTGCTCGACCGT
This region of Candidatus Hydrogenedentota bacterium genomic DNA includes:
- a CDS encoding helix-turn-helix transcriptional regulator, with protein sequence MKFERELLKGVAPVAVLRVLSTGAMYGYELGQAIEERSGKILTLGHGTLYPLLYNLEAKGLVKAEWRDGESGRRRRYYTITGKGEKQLAAMTAELEMLQKAMGMVFSADTP
- a CDS encoding beta-propeller domain-containing protein, translating into MKRLMILLLAGVAITSLTGCPWWQRPVVPNPPVVNPQSPSFFSATVNNWYRNGLEDVVAAPGTDGSGAEDETPREVVEPDVIRRDGNLLYVLNQYRGLTIVDLESQTVLGNAPTSGYPRDLYLRGGRAYVLVGYAVEVTENDGLLECAMGARIYAVDVSDPANPAVEGSINLEGDFIDSRLVGDALYAVCASFTYSWSEGGDGVAVAEVVKEQTSDSWVTSVDLANPADLEPVETVRFDGYGGLIQASNTAIFVAASNWETGSTEIRYVDISDPRGHMAVRGAVTVAGQMADRYKMDAWNGTLRVVTNTWWPNRETHVTTVDLSNPDELAILGETRLENASGETTFATRFDGPRAYIVTYLQVDPLFVVDLSDPANPVVAGELKVPGWSTHIEPRGDRLIALGVDDTDGGRRVSVSLFDVADPAAPGLIERVSFGDGWSWSSAYGDVKAFTVLEDMLVVPFSGWSESGGYERLQFIGWSPDNLDAFGYVDVQGSVLRSLAYGAHYFGVTTEEVSVIDASAPASPVVVNRIPLAEYVADYQPLAPGLGVEVLQKWQDSSLSVRTNQNGAPLSEAVFVTKNSLSKTFAVPNGLVLVATGYDESNGWRGYYEVFRVDCADSAAPVVAWKLKVDIQPWWGGWWWGGWDVMPMVDAAPGMRMPYYYPWYGGQDDAVQMTENWLGLRGSSEAYPENVGTETPTQGLAVVNVETGELSGVAGLGYPEVTSVLADGGRFWVTTRYTARPDIRGRARSACYLQGLDPATLEMGLAANVPGTLLMRDAATGAWLFEDTQYTDGWNWARQLNTLSWDGAGGVVRHLSRLAVPESAGTLLARDGAVYYPVYGEFNGVGSIMIGADGKLAAGQPLSVTNGWLRLLDARGDRLYLSVCGAAVVRCDFGDDAPVLAGVTPVAGDPLGLRFGLDGVYAPLGYAGLAVMPL
- a CDS encoding DUF1559 domain-containing protein, whose amino-acid sequence is MFLKRHAKGFTLIELLVVIAIIGILAAILLPALARAREAARRSSCTNNLKQFGLSFKMYSGEAKGYFPPMQHQPYCGGASECLGVLMMPLCPAMYPEYISDPKIYVCPSSATHKVEDMYYDKKVGGESVLGFRGVEGDRSYNDWWQGMFSYMYFGFLYDRLDEIPANIEDANASGVLSMLQTISPGLEIPPNPTVPKQFVYHWMKILLAPGVNFGKMPFNTRGPASFLDKDTTDVRSIATQEPVGNAGGTTVYRLREGIERFLITDINNPGATAQAQSSIYIMGDYLATNVTKFNHVPGGSNVLFMDGHVEFMRYPGTKAPVTKSIALAAGAL
- a CDS encoding rRNA pseudouridine synthase encodes the protein MEPERLSKVMARMGLCSRREADAFIERGLVFVDGRRVAELGVKVLPGQQITLDPAASARQAERVTILLNKPVGYVSGQPEKGYSPAVALVREENRFEGDRSPIMFSAEHLVGLAPAGRLDIDSRGLLVLTQDGRAARRIIGEDSDIEKEYLVRVGGTVTENVLDRLRHGLELDGKPLLPAKVRILEPGLLQFVLREGKKRQIRRMCVLVGLGVQNLKRVRIGRVRLGTLPEGQWRYLAPGEQF
- a CDS encoding branched-chain amino acid transaminase; translation: MAIMNPGPIAYFEGKYVPSEEAKISVMTHAFNYGTGLFEGIRGYYNAEEDKVLVFRLQEHVDRMVRNMRILCMEIPETPDDIAEICCELIRRSGFREDVYVRPIVYKSELSLGPTVKGVESRFCCYIIKLGDYCDTQAGLDVAVSSWRRLSDNAIPSRVKSTGSYINSSLASTEAKQAGFHEAIFLRENGTVAEGSAMNIFMILNGALITTPPNCDILVGITRNTVMEIARDLLGIPVIERDIARTELYVCDELFFCGTGAQVAPVRSVDRRLVGSGEPGPLTRKLQEAYFAIVQGRDPRYRHWCTPA
- a CDS encoding class II aldolase/adducin family protein, with the protein product MTDKEARAAVCEAGRRLYAKNLVAATDGNISVRLGRDRYICTPSGVSKGFMTPEMLVVADGKGNKIRGGGKVTSEFFTHLAAYEERPDIGAVVHAHPAYATALTLAGISMTDAVVPEVIMTLCAIPTTAYATPGCAEGADVVRPWIRDYDAILLDRHGAVTVGKTVFEAYLKMEKLEHTAQVLYAAHCLGRVRTLHTDMVEKLMACYSGGVSPTPPYPFPLRTKQQGL
- a CDS encoding alkaline phosphatase family protein, whose product is MSPKSKLSRRDFLRRTAAGAGVFAIGGGARKACAQTKGRVVILGFDGAEPRIIEEMLGRGELPNLAKLRDQGGFYDLASSIPPQSPVAWNSFATCKNPGGHNIFDFIRRNPKGSTGPLPYVGTGKLDPVQLGPDGSVAAPPKGLNYRKGRPFWSVADEQGLRAKILNVPFVFPPDPLKHGVMVCALGVPDLRGTSSTYHSLSDRFTDAQAREGLSGGQRMRLQFDGTDSAELPLPGPRDTRRRFGQPGDYTTTTLRISVDRKAGKGTATSNGKSVELVQGQWSEWLELHYKMSDQYSVNGLTRFFPLEIGETVRLYTACVQFDPRAPYSPITYPTEFSAELAERYGLYKTVGWAYDTHALRQGDLDEDAFLQDVERTMAWRERLTLDELDRGNFDVLASAWTATDRVGHMFWRFRDEKHPLYEAGAPERWAKALEMTYQRADAATGRVMEKLQPEDTLMVMSDHGFGTWRTGFNVNAWLRDNGYLAVSDPTKAAEGFLQGINWSRSRAYSVGLSSLYLNLRGRETGGIVDAADVERLTAELRGKLLEVKDPATGAKVFADLHPGAGFKGEAMDEAPDMVLGYAAAYQSDKACAKGGVAAAMFESNADKWSGEHASTEYTLCPGMLFSSRKLAKETPHIQDLGVTALRLLGADVPADFEGDMVV